The following proteins come from a genomic window of Microbacterium sp. JZ31:
- the mfd gene encoding transcription-repair coupling factor gives MTVPGIVRALQSAESFRDALSASAVDADLSLVDGLDAPALAALLTRRVDAGHPAVLLAIAPTGRRAETLASALQAVMPGAEVRDFPSWETLPHERLSPSPETVGRRLATLRRLATWDGSTPLIITTSVRSAIQPLARGLGDAAPIRLAVGERGAELDDVVRRLVELAYARVDMVSRRGEFAVRGGILDVFPPVADHPYRVEFFGDEVDQIRAFSVADQRSLPGDVREVELVPSRELLLTDAVRGRARELQHEFPGIAQMLEKMGQGIPVEGMESLTPVVAGPLASVVEYLPEGAAVALVDPERAVSRALTLGETNREFLEAAWNAATSGARAPINLEAGDFLTISRLHDDVRERGGVWWTLSPFDSGAADIAAELDALADDDVRIAPDAGTAIRIRGSAVPSFAGSIDGAIEHVAARLGDGWSVVVAAGGSGLVERARDVLSERGLAARVVESLDEAPEAGVATLTQASVERGFEVEEAKLAVLTETEFYGRTIGGDTRVVKKLASRRRNVVDPLQLKPGDYVVHATHGIGRFVEMTKRQVSSGGRNAVKSERDYLVLEYAPSKRGYPGDKLYVPTDQLDLLSKYVGGEAPALSKMGGSDWAQAKGKARRAVRDIAVELVKLYSARMAAKGHAFGPDTPWQRELEEAFPFAETPDQLQTIDEIKRDMERPIPMDRLLSGDVGFGKTEVAVRAAFKAIQDGKQVAMLVPTTLLVKQHLETFQERFAGFPVVVKPLSRFQTEKEARQTVQGLLDGSVDMVIGTHRILTEQVKFKDLGLMIVDEEQRFGVEHKDQLKKLKTNVDILAMSATPIPRTLEMAVTGIREMSTLATPPEDRHPILSYVGPRNDKQIAAAIRRELLREGQVFYVHNRVTSINSVAAHLAELVPDARIAVAHGKMGEHQLEQVVDDFWERKFDVLVCTTIIETGIDIANANTIIIDRADKYGLAQLHQLRGRVGRGRERAYAYFVYDEMKPLSETAADRLQTIAVHNDLGSGIQVAMKDLELRGAGNLLGAEQAGHIAGVGFDLYLRMIGEAVATFRGEETEGPVELRLELPIEARLPESYIDAERLRLEAYQKLSAAAAATAKDDAIDLVIEELTDRYGTPPPEVDGLVAAARLRRRAAQAGLSDVVAMGRNLRVAPANLPESMRVRLQRLYPGAKLLSGGEAMVVPLPTAGGEPLADADLLAWVGQLLDALFPAPKPAPVEQDAPA, from the coding sequence GTGACTGTTCCCGGGATTGTGCGCGCCCTCCAGTCGGCCGAATCGTTCCGGGATGCGCTGTCCGCGTCCGCGGTCGACGCCGATCTGTCGCTCGTCGACGGGCTCGACGCCCCCGCTCTCGCCGCCCTCCTGACGCGTCGCGTGGACGCCGGTCATCCGGCCGTGCTGCTGGCGATCGCCCCCACGGGCCGGCGCGCCGAGACGCTCGCCTCGGCGCTGCAGGCGGTCATGCCGGGTGCGGAGGTGCGTGACTTCCCGTCCTGGGAGACGCTGCCGCACGAGCGCCTGAGCCCGAGCCCCGAGACGGTCGGACGGCGTCTGGCGACGCTCCGCCGCCTCGCGACGTGGGACGGCTCCACGCCGCTGATCATCACGACGTCCGTCCGGTCGGCGATCCAGCCGCTCGCGCGCGGGCTCGGCGACGCGGCGCCGATCCGGCTCGCGGTGGGCGAGCGCGGCGCCGAGCTCGACGACGTGGTGCGTCGTCTTGTCGAGCTGGCGTACGCGCGGGTCGACATGGTGTCGCGCCGCGGCGAGTTCGCGGTGCGCGGCGGCATCCTCGACGTCTTCCCGCCGGTCGCCGACCATCCGTACCGCGTCGAGTTCTTCGGCGACGAGGTCGACCAGATCCGCGCGTTCTCCGTCGCCGACCAGCGCTCGCTCCCGGGCGACGTGCGGGAGGTCGAGCTGGTGCCGAGCCGCGAGCTGCTGCTCACCGACGCGGTGCGCGGCCGCGCGCGCGAGCTGCAGCACGAGTTCCCCGGGATCGCGCAGATGCTCGAGAAGATGGGCCAGGGCATCCCGGTCGAGGGCATGGAGTCGCTGACCCCGGTGGTCGCCGGGCCGCTCGCGTCGGTCGTCGAGTACCTGCCCGAGGGCGCCGCGGTCGCGCTCGTCGACCCGGAGCGCGCGGTCTCGCGCGCGCTCACCCTCGGCGAGACGAACCGCGAGTTCCTCGAGGCCGCCTGGAACGCCGCCACGAGCGGCGCGCGGGCGCCGATCAACCTCGAGGCCGGCGACTTCCTCACGATCTCGCGGCTGCACGACGACGTCCGCGAGCGCGGCGGCGTGTGGTGGACGCTCAGCCCGTTCGACTCCGGCGCCGCGGACATCGCCGCCGAGCTCGACGCGCTCGCCGACGACGACGTGCGGATCGCGCCCGACGCGGGCACCGCCATCCGGATCCGCGGATCCGCCGTGCCGTCGTTCGCGGGCAGCATCGACGGCGCGATCGAGCACGTCGCTGCGCGCCTGGGCGACGGGTGGAGCGTCGTCGTCGCGGCGGGCGGCTCCGGCCTCGTCGAGCGCGCGCGCGACGTGCTGTCCGAGCGCGGGCTCGCGGCCCGCGTCGTGGAGTCGCTGGACGAGGCGCCCGAGGCGGGCGTCGCGACCCTGACGCAGGCATCGGTCGAGCGCGGCTTCGAGGTCGAGGAGGCGAAGCTCGCCGTCCTCACCGAGACCGAGTTCTACGGCCGCACGATCGGCGGCGACACCCGCGTCGTGAAGAAGCTCGCATCGCGTCGGCGCAACGTGGTCGACCCGCTGCAGCTGAAGCCCGGTGACTACGTCGTGCACGCCACGCACGGCATCGGCCGCTTCGTCGAGATGACGAAGCGCCAGGTGTCGAGCGGCGGGCGCAACGCGGTCAAGAGCGAGCGCGACTACCTCGTGCTCGAGTACGCGCCGTCCAAGCGCGGCTACCCGGGCGACAAGCTGTACGTCCCGACGGATCAGCTCGACCTGCTGTCGAAGTACGTCGGCGGCGAGGCTCCGGCCCTGTCGAAGATGGGCGGCAGCGACTGGGCGCAGGCGAAGGGCAAGGCCCGCCGGGCGGTGCGCGACATCGCGGTCGAGCTCGTGAAGCTCTACTCGGCGCGCATGGCCGCCAAGGGTCACGCGTTCGGCCCCGACACCCCGTGGCAGCGCGAGCTCGAGGAGGCCTTCCCGTTCGCGGAGACGCCCGACCAGCTGCAGACGATCGACGAGATCAAGCGCGACATGGAGCGCCCGATCCCGATGGACCGCCTGCTGTCCGGTGACGTCGGCTTCGGCAAGACCGAGGTCGCCGTGCGTGCGGCGTTCAAGGCGATCCAGGACGGCAAGCAGGTCGCGATGCTCGTGCCGACCACGCTGCTCGTCAAACAGCACCTCGAGACGTTCCAGGAGCGGTTCGCGGGCTTCCCCGTCGTCGTGAAGCCGCTGTCGCGCTTCCAGACCGAGAAGGAGGCGCGGCAGACCGTGCAGGGCCTTCTCGACGGCTCCGTCGACATGGTGATCGGCACGCACCGCATCCTGACCGAGCAGGTGAAGTTCAAGGACCTCGGCCTGATGATCGTCGACGAGGAGCAGCGCTTCGGCGTCGAGCACAAGGACCAGCTCAAGAAGCTCAAGACGAACGTCGACATCCTCGCGATGAGCGCGACGCCCATCCCGCGCACGCTCGAGATGGCGGTCACCGGCATCCGCGAGATGTCGACGCTCGCGACCCCGCCCGAGGACCGGCATCCGATCCTGTCGTACGTCGGCCCGCGCAACGACAAGCAGATCGCGGCCGCGATCCGCCGTGAGCTGCTGCGCGAGGGCCAGGTGTTCTACGTGCACAACCGCGTCACGTCGATCAACTCGGTCGCGGCGCATCTCGCCGAGCTCGTGCCGGATGCGCGCATCGCGGTCGCGCACGGCAAGATGGGCGAGCACCAGCTCGAGCAGGTCGTCGACGACTTCTGGGAGCGCAAGTTCGATGTGCTCGTCTGCACGACGATCATCGAGACCGGCATCGACATCGCCAACGCGAACACGATCATCATCGACCGCGCCGACAAGTACGGCCTCGCGCAGCTGCACCAGCTGCGCGGCCGCGTGGGGCGCGGGCGCGAGCGCGCGTACGCGTACTTCGTGTACGACGAGATGAAGCCGCTGTCGGAGACCGCGGCCGACCGCCTGCAGACGATCGCGGTGCACAACGACCTCGGGTCGGGGATCCAGGTCGCGATGAAGGACCTCGAGCTCCGCGGCGCGGGCAACCTGCTGGGTGCCGAGCAGGCGGGTCACATCGCGGGCGTCGGGTTCGACCTGTACCTGCGGATGATCGGCGAGGCCGTCGCGACGTTCCGCGGTGAGGAGACCGAGGGGCCCGTCGAGCTGCGGCTCGAGCTGCCGATCGAGGCGCGCCTGCCCGAGTCGTACATCGACGCGGAGCGCCTGCGCCTCGAGGCCTACCAGAAGCTCTCGGCCGCGGCCGCCGCCACCGCCAAGGACGACGCGATCGACCTCGTGATCGAGGAGCTCACCGACCGCTACGGCACCCCGCCTCCCGAGGTGGACGGCCTCGTCGCCGCGGCGCGGCTGCGCCGCCGCGCGGCGCAGGCGGGCCTCAGCGACGTCGTCGCGATGGGGCGCAACCTCCGCGTCGCGCCGGCGAACCTGCCGGAGTCGATGCGTGTGCGCCTGCAGCGCCTGTATCCGGGCGCCAAGCTGCTGTCGGGAGGCGAGGCCATGGTCGTGCCGCTGCCCACGGCGGGCGGCGAGCCGCTCGCGGATGCGGATCTGCTGGCGTGGGTCGGGCAGCTGCTGGACGCGCTGTTCCCGGCGCCCAAGCCGGCGCCCGTCGAGCAGGACGCCCCGGCCTGA
- a CDS encoding GNAT family N-acetyltransferase, whose translation MEPDIVVTDNAAHARYEAHLTPSETGQDELVGVLAYEDGADGARTLLHTVVWQEHSGHGVGGRLATHAFEDARTRGTRIVPVCTFIQAWLERHPEQADIVV comes from the coding sequence ATGGAACCCGACATCGTCGTCACGGACAACGCCGCGCATGCCCGCTACGAGGCGCACCTGACCCCGTCCGAGACCGGCCAGGACGAGCTGGTGGGCGTGCTCGCGTACGAGGACGGCGCCGACGGCGCCCGCACGCTGCTGCACACCGTCGTGTGGCAGGAGCATTCGGGCCACGGGGTCGGCGGCCGCCTCGCGACGCACGCCTTCGAGGACGCCCGCACGCGCGGCACCCGGATCGTGCCGGTGTGCACGTTCATCCAGGCGTGGCTCGAGCGCCACCCGGAGCAGGCGGACATCGTCGTGTGA